The Halichoerus grypus chromosome 9, mHalGry1.hap1.1, whole genome shotgun sequence genome has a window encoding:
- the LOC118547508 gene encoding putative olfactory receptor 1F12P has product MEKGNQTSVSEFLLLGFSSWPERQALLFVLFLCLYLTGLFGNLLILLAIVSDRRLHTPMYFFLANLSVVDLCLPSSTVPKMLLNIQAQTQTISYPGCLAQMYFCMMFANMDNFLLTVMAYDRYVAICHPLHYYTIMTQLLCASLVSVSWVFATLNPLLHTLMLTRLHFCSNNIIHHFFCDINSLLPLSCSDTSINQFIVLAAVGLIFMVPSGCIMASYSLIISAVMKIPSAQGKLKAFSTCGSHLALVILFYGAITGVYMSPSSNHSSEKDSATSLVFMVVAPMLNPFIYSLRNSELKGALKKAVGQTKTFSQ; this is encoded by the coding sequence atggaaaaaggaaacCAAACCAGTGTCTCCGAATTTCTCCTCTTGGGCTTCTCAAGTTGGCCAGAGCGACAGGCTCTCCTCTTTGTACTTTTCCTGTGTCTCTACTTAACAGGGCTGTTTGGAAACTTGCTCATCTTGCTGGCTATTGTCTCAGACCGCCGCCTCCACACACCCATGTATTTTTTCCTTGCCAATCTGTCTGTGGTAGACCTCTGCCTTCCTTCATCTACCGTCCCCaagatgctgctgaacatccaaGCACAGACTCAGACCATCTCCTATCCTGGATGCCTGGCTCAGATGTATTTCTGTATGATGTTTGCCAACATGGACAATTTCCTTCTCACAGTAATGGCATATGACCGCTATGTGGCTATCTGTCACCCTTTGCACTACTACACCATTATGACTCAGCTCCTTTGTGCCTCTCTGGTGTCTGTGTCTTGGGTCTTTGCCACTTTGAATCCCCTCCTGCACACCCTTATGCTCACCCGTCTGCACTTCTGCTCTAACAACATCATCCACCATTTCTTCTGTGATATcaactctctcctccccctctcctgttCGGACACCAGTATCAATCAGTTCATAGTTCTGGCTGCAGTGGGGCTGATCTTCATGGTACCTTCAGGGTGTATCATGGCATCCTACAGCCTCATCATCTCTGCTGTGATGAAAATCCCTTCTGCCCAAGGAAAACTCAAGGCTTTCTCCACCTGTGGATCTCACCTTGCCTTGGTCATTCTTTTCTATGGTGCAATCACAGGAGTCTATATGAGCCCCTCATCCAACCATTCATCTGAAAAAGACTCAGCCACATCATTGGTCTTCATGGTCGTAGCCCCTATGTTGAATCCCTTCATATACAGTCTAAGGAACAGTGAGCTGAAGGGGGCATTAAAGAAGGCTGTGGGCCAGACCAAAACCTTCTCCCAGTGA
- the ZNF165 gene encoding LOW QUALITY PROTEIN: zinc finger protein 165 (The sequence of the model RefSeq protein was modified relative to this genomic sequence to represent the inferred CDS: substituted 1 base at 1 genomic stop codon) encodes MTTESKKATAQNLQENEGLLIVKIEEEDFVWRQDTCLQRSDPLRQELCRQLFRQFCYQDSPGPREALSRLRELCRQWLRPETHSKEQILELLVLEQFLTILPEELQAWVXEHDPESGEEVVTILEDLERGTDEAVVQVPVHAHGQEIFRRKMVPPGPALSVQLQPVDPKTLHGSSAPLLLDGDNESENNGSMPKLDIYEEMESQRILSRRISGFMSEGSAEPQDLCKSAGRLKRQWEKESGGSQRPSSAQDGGFSKILTHKNTLTGDISHDGCERSLNLNSSELTHQKSCKHSIYDQSFKWNPDFIKHQRIYAGEKIHQYGTSLKSPNLIKHAAIFSGEKTHQCNECGKAFRHSSKLIRHQRIHTGERPYECNECGKGFGGSSDLIRHQRIHTGERPFECKECGRAFSLNSHLILHQRIHTREKPYECSECGKTFRVSSHLIRHLRIHTGEKPYECSECGRAFSQSSHLRQHQRIHKRENLLM; translated from the exons ATGACAACAGAATCAAAGAAAGCTACAGCTCAGAACCTTCAGGAGAATGAAGGACTTCTGATAGTGAAGATAGAAGAGGAAGATTTTGTCTGGAGGCAGGACACTTGCCTCCAGAGAAGCGATCCCCTCAGGCAGGAGCTCTGCCGGCAGCTTTTCAGGCAGTTCTGCTACCAGGATTCCCCTGGACCGCGAGAGGCGCTGAGCCGGCTCCGGGAGCTCTGCCGTCAGTGGCTGCGGCCCGAGACCCACAGCAAGGAGCAGATCCTGGAGCTGCTGGTGCTGGAGCAGTTCCTGACCATCCTGCCCGAGGAGCTGCAGGCCTGGGTATAGGAACATGACCCAGAGAGTGGAGAGGAGGTGGTTACCATACTGGAAGATTTGGAGAGAGGCACTGATGAAGCAGTAGTCCAG gtTCCAGTCCATGCACATGGACAAGAGATATTCAGGAGAAAGATGGTACCTCCTGGACCAGCACTTAGTGTCCAGTTGCAGCCAGTGGACCCCAAGACCCTTCATGGTTCTTCAGCACCCCTTCTGCTGGACGGTG ataATGAGAGTGAAAACAATGGATCCATGCCAAAGTTGGACATTTATGAAGAAATGGAATCACAGAGGATTCTATCAAGAAGAATTTCAGGATTCATGTCAGAAGGATCTGCTGAACCTCAAGACCTCTGTAAGTCTGCAGGCAGGTTAAAgaggcaatgggaaaaagaatcaGGAGGGTCTCAGAGACCATCATCTGCTCAGGATGGAGGTTTTAGTAAAATCCTTACCCACAAAAATACACTGACAGGTGACATTAGCCATGATGGTTGTGAGAGAAGCTTAAACTTGAATTCAAGTGAATTGACACACCAGAAATCTTGTAAACACAGTATCTATGACCAAAGTTTCAAATGGAATCCAGATTTTATTAAGCATCAAAGAATTTATGCCGGAGAAAAAATTCACCAATATGGAACATCTCTCAAGAGCCCAAATCTTATTAAACATGCAGCAATTTTTAGTGGGGAGAAAACCCACCAGTGTAATGAGTGTGGGAAAGCTTTCAGACACAGCTCAAAGCTTATCAGGCATCAGagaatccacactggagagaggccctatgaatgtaatgaatgtgggaaaggcTTTGGGGGGAGCTCAGATCTTATTAGacaccagagaattcacactggagaaagaccctttgaatgtaaagaatgtgggagAGCATTCAGCCTGAACTCACATCTTATCCtgcatcagagaattcacaccagagagaaaccctatgaatgtagtGAATGTGGGAAAACCTTCAGAGTGAGCTCACACCTCATTCGACACCTGagaatccacactggagagaaaccctatgaatgcaGTGAGTGTGGGAGAGCCTTCAGTCAGAGTTCACACCTTCGTCAACACCAAAGAATTCACAAGAGGGAAAACCTGTTAATGTAA